A stretch of the Acidobacteriota bacterium genome encodes the following:
- a CDS encoding DEAD/DEAH box helicase family protein, translating into MSGLSITLSEADTKAKLVDPVLHKKGWTEDLIRREETAPGIDIIDGKPRRKSQGRMDYLLRTRVNINSQPIAVGLIEAKKSNEPPDRGLEQAKRYARLNNVPFVYSSNGHLFIEYDNFTGKTSEPRPLEEFPTPSELRQRYESRLGISLESEETKPLLVPYPSGEATRRYYQDAAIRSALEKIAQGKKRVLLFLATGSGKTFIAVHILKKIADAGQLRRALFVCDRDELRTQGLSAFQNVFGTDAAEVTTSNPQKNARILIATYQTLNVAGENEDAKFFLENYPENYFSHIVIDECHKSAWGKWSIVLKRNPDAVQIGLTATPRYWEGGNDEERRGDEEITANNIQYFGEPVYEYDMAQGIEDGYLPPCEIIARQVNLDLRGVTRENIEKAGGATDAITGEPLAVHETRGIYEATSFEDIIQLPDRVEVMCSDLFDMLLQTSGPLQKTVIFCVRDTHADAVATEMNNLYTEWCSKNGQKRLEPYAFKCTASVGGSEYIADLRGSERSHFIATTVDLITTGVDIPIVRNVFFFKYVRSPIAFQQMLGRGSRIHLPTNKLMFRVYDYTDATRLLGKAFKSRPSPTREPKEPGERKEKIIRVEGFDVHVNPAGTYIVNQKEGRLAMVTVEEYKQTLADKLVEETETFENFRKCWISPQERRALIDALPDDGRGLKLLQELLQLKDYDLYDVLAEIGFGLAPKSRKERVEALQYKHKSWFDSLPEQTAKILLALAKQFEKGGTEELENPYVFNAPEVIKSGGLDALKTLGDPKEIINETKERLFAA; encoded by the coding sequence ATGAGTGGATTGAGCATTACTCTAAGCGAAGCAGATACAAAAGCAAAGCTTGTTGATCCAGTTCTTCACAAGAAGGGATGGACAGAAGACCTTATTCGTCGGGAAGAAACAGCTCCTGGCATTGATATTATAGACGGTAAACCGCGCCGAAAAAGTCAAGGACGAATGGATTATCTTTTACGTACAAGAGTTAATATAAATAGTCAGCCTATAGCAGTTGGCTTGATCGAAGCGAAAAAAAGCAATGAGCCACCAGATAGAGGTCTTGAGCAAGCAAAGAGATACGCTCGTCTAAACAATGTTCCCTTTGTTTATTCTTCTAATGGACATCTGTTCATAGAATACGATAATTTCACAGGTAAAACTTCTGAGCCACGACCACTTGAAGAATTTCCTACACCTTCTGAACTTCGTCAGCGCTATGAAAGTAGGCTGGGAATTTCCCTGGAGAGTGAAGAGACGAAACCGCTTCTTGTTCCATATCCAAGTGGAGAGGCAACAAGACGCTATTATCAAGATGCCGCTATCAGGTCTGCCCTTGAAAAAATAGCTCAAGGAAAAAAGAGAGTGCTTTTATTTTTAGCTACAGGTTCAGGCAAGACTTTTATTGCGGTTCATATATTAAAAAAGATCGCAGATGCCGGGCAGCTTCGTCGTGCTTTATTTGTGTGCGATAGAGACGAACTGAGAACTCAAGGATTATCTGCTTTTCAAAATGTCTTTGGAACAGATGCTGCTGAAGTTACAACATCAAATCCCCAAAAAAATGCACGTATCTTGATAGCAACTTATCAGACACTCAATGTAGCAGGAGAAAATGAAGATGCAAAATTTTTTTTAGAAAATTATCCTGAGAATTATTTCAGTCATATTGTTATTGATGAATGCCACAAAAGTGCCTGGGGAAAATGGAGCATCGTGCTTAAAAGGAATCCAGATGCAGTTCAGATTGGTCTTACTGCAACCCCGCGCTACTGGGAAGGTGGAAACGATGAAGAAAGAAGAGGAGACGAAGAAATAACCGCTAACAATATTCAATACTTTGGTGAGCCTGTTTATGAATATGATATGGCTCAGGGGATTGAGGATGGTTATCTTCCTCCATGCGAAATTATTGCTCGGCAGGTAAACCTTGATTTAAGAGGAGTAACAAGAGAGAATATAGAGAAAGCAGGGGGAGCTACAGATGCCATAACAGGTGAACCATTGGCTGTCCATGAGACGCGAGGTATTTACGAAGCTACATCATTTGAGGATATTATTCAGTTACCCGACCGAGTGGAAGTCATGTGTAGTGACCTCTTTGATATGCTTCTTCAAACCAGTGGTCCTCTGCAAAAAACCGTTATTTTCTGTGTTCGTGATACTCATGCAGATGCTGTTGCAACTGAAATGAACAATCTTTACACAGAATGGTGCTCTAAAAATGGACAAAAAAGACTTGAACCTTACGCCTTCAAATGCACTGCTTCAGTTGGAGGAAGCGAATATATTGCAGACCTTAGAGGATCCGAACGCAGCCATTTTATTGCGACAACCGTTGATCTTATAACCACTGGAGTAGATATTCCCATAGTTCGAAATGTTTTCTTCTTTAAGTATGTCCGTTCCCCGATTGCCTTCCAACAAATGCTGGGGAGAGGTTCGAGGATACACCTTCCCACCAATAAGTTAATGTTCCGTGTCTATGACTATACAGATGCTACTCGTCTTTTAGGGAAAGCATTTAAGAGCAGACCTTCTCCGACACGAGAACCTAAAGAGCCTGGAGAAAGAAAAGAAAAAATAATCCGCGTTGAAGGATTTGATGTTCATGTGAATCCTGCAGGAACATACATTGTTAATCAGAAGGAAGGAAGATTGGCAATGGTGACTGTTGAAGAATATAAGCAGACCCTTGCTGACAAACTGGTAGAAGAGACAGAAACTTTCGAGAATTTTCGCAAGTGTTGGATAAGCCCGCAGGAAAGGAGAGCTCTCATAGATGCTCTTCCCGATGATGGGCGTGGATTAAAACTGCTCCAGGAGCTCCTTCAGCTTAAGGATTATGACCTCTATGATGTGCTAGCAGAGATTGGATTTGGTTTGGCTCCGAAGAGTCGTAAAGAAAGAGTGGAGGCACTCCAATACAAACATAAATCCTGGTTTGACAGTTTACCTGAGCAAACTGCAAAAATACTGCTTGCCCTTGCTAAACAATTCGAAAAAGGTGGAACAGAAGAGTTAGAAAATCCCTATGTATTCAATGCTCCTGAAGTAATTA
- a CDS encoding RNA polymerase sigma factor: MKEVLDGNLDAFELLIKPWRRNLLNMAYRMTGNIEETKEICQESFMRAFKYLRKYNTNKSFKNWLYQISINVTNDFLRKKKKSNVMSYRQGSHPSPEIDPEERHLKKEFKEKILDCMKELSPREKSIFLLRDIEGFNIKETANILNCSEMNVRFYLSSARKKIKDAFVKVYPEFKEK; this comes from the coding sequence GTGAAAGAGGTATTAGATGGAAATCTCGATGCTTTTGAACTACTTATCAAGCCCTGGAGGAGAAATCTTTTGAACATGGCTTATCGTATGACCGGAAACATTGAAGAGACCAAAGAGATCTGTCAGGAATCCTTTATGAGGGCTTTTAAATACTTAAGAAAATATAACACAAACAAAAGTTTTAAAAACTGGCTGTATCAAATCTCAATCAATGTAACAAATGATTTTTTAAGGAAGAAGAAAAAATCAAATGTAATGTCATATAGACAAGGATCACATCCATCACCTGAAATTGACCCTGAAGAAAGGCATCTTAAAAAGGAATTTAAAGAGAAAATATTAGATTGTATGAAAGAGTTAAGTCCAAGGGAAAAGAGTATTTTCTTACTTCGGGATATAGAAGGATTTAATATCAAGGAAACAGCAAATATTCTCAACTGCTCAGAGATGAATGTTAGATTTTATCTCTCTTCAGCGCGGAAAAAAATTAAAGATGCTTTTGTAAAAGTTTATCCTGAGTTTAAGGAGAAATAG
- a CDS encoding DUF4097 family beta strand repeat-containing protein — protein sequence MSKYQIFYTSGDVSINLPSDSQFNLNTRTSSGSIDTDFPLTVKGRISKKSIQGSVGSSNSNLLCTTTSGNIRVRKL from the coding sequence ATGTCAAAATATCAAATTTTCTATACATCTGGTGATGTCTCGATTAACCTGCCTTCTGATTCCCAGTTCAATCTCAATACAAGAACTTCATCTGGCTCAATTGATACAGATTTTCCTTTAACTGTAAAAGGTAGAATCAGCAAAAAAAGCATTCAAGGTTCTGTTGGTTCCTCGAATTCTAATCTACTCTGCACAACCACAAGTGGAAACATCAGAGTAAGAAAGCTTTAA
- a CDS encoding multiheme c-type cytochrome, with product MKKYPFLLFFILINVLILFSFSQEAKKVSKAKESPCVECHKNVTPKIVSQFKDGKMGKPDADVDCSTCHGEEHKTMEDSNLAKFPTPETCATCHEERVKQFRAGKHSLAWTAMKAMPMLMHQPLQIVGHEGFKGCSGCHKIGEKSAEELKEFTYGTGSCDSCHTRHKFSIKEASDPRACQTCHMGFDHPQWEMWSTSKHGTIWSIEGDTGRAPKCQTCHMENGNHNVMTAWGFLALRLPENDPEWLGYRVEILKALGVLDENGNPTERLEAVKAAKVARLTKEEWQAERDRSIKTCKSCHSERFAKEQLEAGDKIIKEADKIMAEAIQTVKALYKDGLLKKPENWKYAPDLLQFYEAKSTVEQELYVMFLEYRMRTFQGAFHMNPDYMHWYGWAAIKESLQKIKDEAESLRKSAPGFK from the coding sequence ATGAAAAAATATCCATTTTTATTATTTTTTATTTTAATAAATGTGCTAATTTTATTCTCTTTTTCACAAGAAGCAAAAAAAGTATCAAAAGCAAAAGAATCTCCGTGTGTTGAATGTCACAAAAATGTCACCCCAAAAATTGTATCTCAATTCAAAGACGGGAAGATGGGAAAACCTGATGCTGATGTTGACTGTTCCACCTGCCATGGAGAAGAGCATAAAACGATGGAAGATTCAAACCTTGCAAAATTCCCAACCCCAGAAACCTGTGCGACCTGTCATGAGGAAAGAGTTAAACAATTCAGAGCAGGAAAACATTCTCTGGCATGGACTGCTATGAAAGCAATGCCAATGCTCATGCATCAGCCTTTGCAGATCGTTGGACATGAAGGGTTTAAAGGATGTTCCGGTTGCCATAAGATAGGAGAGAAATCCGCTGAAGAGTTAAAAGAATTTACTTATGGAACTGGAAGCTGTGATTCATGCCATACAAGACATAAATTTTCGATAAAAGAAGCTTCTGACCCAAGAGCATGTCAGACCTGTCATATGGGATTTGACCATCCTCAATGGGAAATGTGGTCTACTTCAAAACATGGAACAATATGGTCAATCGAAGGAGATACAGGAAGAGCTCCAAAATGCCAGACCTGCCACATGGAAAATGGAAATCATAATGTAATGACAGCATGGGGATTCCTGGCTTTAAGACTTCCTGAGAATGATCCAGAATGGCTTGGATACAGAGTTGAAATATTAAAAGCCCTTGGAGTGCTTGATGAAAATGGAAACCCAACTGAAAGATTAGAAGCAGTAAAGGCAGCAAAAGTTGCAAGGCTTACAAAAGAAGAATGGCAGGCAGAGAGAGATCGTTCGATTAAAACCTGCAAATCCTGCCATTCAGAAAGATTTGCTAAAGAGCAATTAGAGGCAGGAGATAAAATTATCAAGGAAGCAGACAAAATAATGGCAGAGGCTATCCAGACAGTAAAAGCATTGTATAAGGATGGACTATTGAAAAAGCCGGAAAATTGGAAATATGCACCTGATTTACTCCAGTTCTATGAAGCAAAAAGTACTGTAGAGCAGGAGTTATATGTGATGTTTTTAGAATACAGGATGAGAACTTTTCAGGGAGCTTTTCACATGAACCCTGATTACATGCACTGGTATGGCTGGGCTGCGATAAAAGAATCCCTTCAGAAAATAAAAGACGAAGCTGAAAGTTTAAGAAAGAGTGCTCCTGGATTTAAATAA
- a CDS encoding TetR/AcrR family transcriptional regulator — protein MKRKTESKKELISSTSLKLFVEKGIKGTTTKEIAKKAGIAEGTIYRHFKSKKDISLKLFISSMNLFSQALKDEVRQDDISEKKLLKLINKFFEFAEKQELIYQYVIWGHQTEFSKLPSNIVAPKDIFIQVIKEGMERGEFKKDDENLAASAVIGMMIRTIFFMKQNFIKLKKQEVIKKIQNYSLNILKAKAFTAMKINEYF, from the coding sequence ATGAAACGAAAGACAGAATCAAAAAAGGAATTAATAAGTAGCACTTCCTTAAAGCTTTTTGTCGAGAAAGGAATTAAGGGAACCACAACAAAGGAAATTGCAAAAAAAGCCGGCATTGCCGAGGGAACTATTTACAGACATTTTAAAAGCAAGAAAGATATCTCATTAAAATTGTTTATTTCAAGTATGAATTTGTTCTCCCAAGCCCTCAAAGATGAGGTAAGACAGGATGATATATCAGAAAAAAAACTTTTAAAGCTCATAAATAAGTTTTTTGAATTTGCTGAAAAACAGGAACTCATCTATCAATACGTAATATGGGGGCATCAAACTGAGTTTTCTAAATTACCTTCAAATATAGTAGCTCCCAAAGATATTTTCATTCAGGTTATAAAAGAAGGGATGGAAAGAGGGGAGTTTAAAAAAGATGATGAGAATTTAGCTGCATCTGCGGTAATAGGAATGATGATAAGAACAATATTTTTTATGAAACAGAATTTTATTAAATTAAAAAAACAGGAAGTAATCAAAAAAATTCAGAATTATTCTTTAAATATTCTAAAAGCTAAAGCATTTACAGCAATGAAAATAAATGAATATTTTTAA